In the bacterium (Candidatus Blackallbacteria) CG13_big_fil_rev_8_21_14_2_50_49_14 genome, CATGGCAGAGGCCATTTTTCAAAACCTACTCGAAAAAAATGCGCAAACCAAAGCCTGGAGTTGTGATTCTGCGGGGACCTCGAATTACCATCCCGGTGAACGCCCAGACAGACGCACCCTACAGGTCTTAAATAAATATGGGATTCAGACCCAACATCGGGCCCGGCAAATTTTGCACCATGATTTTGAAGAATTTAGCTACCTAATCGCCATGGACGATCAGCATCTAGAGCATATGCTGCGCATGCAGAAAAGCTTACCCCAAAATCAGGCGCAAATTCTCAGAATGATCGATTTCATTTCAGACGATCAAAATCCCTCCCGTCATCAGGAGATACCCGACCCTTACTATGGAGATCTTTCAGATTTTGAGGCCGTTTACCAACTGCTCAAACCAGGGTGTGAAAACCTTTTGAGCCATATTCTAAGTCATGCTCAGGCCTTGTGAGAAAGCGTAAACAGACTGCCATCTTCACGCCGGAGTAAAACCCCCAACTCATCAAAGACCGCAATTGTATAATTGGAGATATGCTCTTCTTCATCAAAATGTGCCTGGTAGAGCAGTTTACCAGCATGCTCAAGTAAGCCCTCGTCTACAGCATCGTGGGTAATATCCAG is a window encoding:
- a CDS encoding protein tyrosine phosphatase, producing the protein MNRVLFVCLGNICRSPMAEAIFQNLLEKNAQTKAWSCDSAGTSNYHPGERPDRRTLQVLNKYGIQTQHRARQILHHDFEEFSYLIAMDDQHLEHMLRMQKSLPQNQAQILRMIDFISDDQNPSRHQEIPDPYYGDLSDFEAVYQLLKPGCENLLSHILSHAQAL